In Trichomycterus rosablanca isolate fTriRos1 chromosome 2, fTriRos1.hap1, whole genome shotgun sequence, the genomic window tctcactgctattattttgaacaaccccctttcaatcaatgcttcgattactcagaatgagcggcatgcatgtcctaattgttgggtttgttttgttttcaatactctactacactttcaagtgaattatTTGCCATGTAGAAATAtattttctactaaaaacagtgatttatcaggttaatggtgttggactgcaatttttttgaacaccactgtattttacggtgtgcaacagtacagggttgtcgTCATGTTTTACGCTTCAAGATTCTTTAAACATTCTTTACtgggaacaggtcaggactgcaggcagcccAGTCCAGTGCCCATACTTTTTTCtcccacagccatgcctttgtaatgtgtgcagcatgtgcttTTGCATTGACTTACTGAAAATGCGTGAACGTCGCTGAAAAAGATatcgtcttgaaggcagcatatgttgctctaagatctcaatgtacagttgtgttcaaaataatagcagtgtgtttaaaaaaagtgaagaattcttataatagcttttattttcatacacacaaatgcattgacaacactgcacattcttttccaaatcaaaacatgaattaaaattgatcaaatgtgttattactttacagaaagtgaagaaaagggaatattaggctgttcaaaaaaatagcagtgtctgcatttttctttacaaactcaaacatttactgtttaaactGAAAAATGCTTCAATATTTAGCTTTCCTGTAAACCACTAAACTAATAATCAGTTGTATAACCACTGTTTCTGAGAATTGCTTCACATCTGTTTCATGGAgtcaaccaacttctggcacctgtgaacaggtattccagcccAGGACGATTGGACCACATCCCACAATTCCTCTGCATTTCTTGGTTTTGCCTCAGACACAGCATTTTTGATGTCACCCCACAAGTTTTCTATTGGATTAAGGTCCGAAgattgggctggccagtccataacattaatcTTGTTGGTCTGAAACCAAGATGTTGCACGCTtactggtgtgtttggggtcattgtcttgttgaaacatcCATTTCAAGGGCATTTCCTCTTTGGCATGAGGCAACATGACCTCTTCAAGTATTTTGATgtattcaaactgatccatgatccctggcATGCGATAAATAGGCCTGACACCatagtatgagaaacatccccatatcatgatgcttgcgccaccatgcttcactgtcttcacagtgtactgtggcttgaattcagtgttcgggggtcgtctgacaaacTGTctgcggccactagacccaaaaagaacgatcttgctttcatcagtccacaaaatgttgcgcCATTTCTCTTTAGGCCAGtgaatgtgttctttggcaaattGTAACCTCTTCAGCACATGTCGTTTTTGCAACAATGGGACTTTGCGGGGGCTTCTTGCTGATAGCTTGGCTTCACACAGGCGTCTtctaactgtcacagtactcttAGGTAACTTTAGACCTTCTTTGATCTCCCTGGagctgatcattggctgagtctttgccattttggctattcttcgatccattcgaatggtagttttccattttcttccacgtctttctgatttgggttgccattttaaagcatttgaaatcattttagctgagcagcctataattttctgcacttttttatgtttttccctctccaatcgactttttaatcaaagtacgctgttcttctgaacaatgtctggaacgacCCATTTCACTCTTTTTTTTTAGAGAGAAATGCACCATAACCAGCATGTACAAcatctgctgcttttatactttaataagGGCCATCTGTTTGACACCCATTTTTTCACAGAATGAATGACCTCACTAATTGAACtttacactgctattattttgaacacgccCCTTTTAGTTACTTATTCAATTACACAGAATCAGCAGCATGCATGTCATGATGGTTGGGTCTGTTGGttttttattactctactacacctaCTAGTAAGTTTTTTgccatgtataaatataatttctaccaaaaacagtgattgatctggttagtgatgttggactgctattattttgaacacaactgtacttttctgcataaatgctgccatcacagaagtggaAATTACCTTTGCAAAGGGcactttttcaaaaaaaaaaagagctagaATACTAATTCGTCTGACCACAatgcacatttccactgtgtaatggtgcATCCCATTGTGTAATGGTGATTTCCATTGAGCTCAGATAACTcaattttttgcacagtaaagtttaaagtggcatttgtgacggttcttgatataatgctgtctgagggatcaaagatacAGGTGTTTATCTaaagcttgcacccttgtcctttttgctgtgaaattccttcagatgtcttgaaTTGTTTCATGATATTATTTGCTGTGGAGGAGGAAATAAGAAGTGAGAATATGAGCATATtctttctttgaggaacattgttttaaacatttcatttattttctcatgcatttgttgaaaaactggagatcctctgcccattTTTGCTCCTGAAAGATTTAGCTGTTCAGacatactgcttttgtaccaaatcctGATAACAATCACCTATTTACATCATCTGTTGAAATAACATTtagttttttacctcattactagccctatatTGCACCCATCTCAACTTTTTtcgaaatgtgttgcaggcctgatatGCCGGAATCAATGTATGTTAATTGAATGAAAGTCGACCAGACAAACCATGACATATCCTGGGggttatactgtctgcaattaaataagtcAAAATACATCATTGCAGACAGAAACACTTTTTTTCTCCAAAccctcccaacttttttctgatttggtgttgtagaagcactttggaaGAGCTgcgaaaaaaaagaaagagctaAATGTCTGTGACTGTAATAGCTTACAAAGCCGTTTTTAAGACGCTGGTACTCCATGGTCCTGTGATTTGTTTCTCATTGTAATACCTGAATAACTGGAGCTTAGTCTTATAAGGAAAAGTCTGCCACAATATGTGCACTCACCAAGCACTATTAGTTGCACCTATCTGgtacatttattgattattttataagacaCACCTACTGTACAGTAGAACTTTGTAAATATACAACTACTAAATGTTACCTGTTTGTTGTTCTGTACATTTTGTCTCGAGCCCATGccccatttattaattaaaagtgACCACATGACCAGAGATTATTTGGCTGGTGGAACGTTCTAAGTACTACAATGCTAATACTAGTATGAGTGTAGCatttgcagcagtgttgttgggatttgtaAACACATTAGCATCAATGCTGGTAGGAGACCATTGctgcaaccaaaaatataaagctaaCAGCAACCTGTGATCTGAAAGTGTCAGCTGTTAAAAGACTAGAAAAGGATTAATGTGCATGTTGAATGAAAACACCTATAACAAGTGCTAACAGGTGTGTTCCTAATTATAAGGCTAGTAAgtttaaacaatacatttacacaGTACTACAATGTCAGAATGGTCCACTAACCAAACATTATCTGGTCCATGAGGATCCTATGGTGGTCCTTGAAATTGATAAATACATTCAGTAAATATATACCCGcaaagtttatctgtatggtgtatggtgtagctcataaaatacGCAATTCATGTttgtaccagataggtgtacctaataaaatgctcAGTAAGCCACCCCCTTTGCTAAGAATACATAACAtaatttatgtaaaaataatagtatTGCTTTCAAGTTTGTCATCTATAGTGTATGTACAGAGGTCTGCCTCTTACAGTTCTTCCCAAATCTGTTAACACATTTCCAGAAACAGTGGCTCAATTTCTCAAAATTTTTAACACAAACTGAAAAATAGTTAACTACTGTGTCTAAACTCTACAAATCTCTTACAGAATGTTACAATACTTGCAGCTATCATTTGCTTATCTCTTCCAGAGCATCAAATAAATGCTGTGATAAATCAAAGCACTACCACGAAAAGTGTTCATTTATGTGTAGACATATTCAGATGTATACAAATGTGtggaaataatttattataattggGTGAAGTGCTTTCTAATTCTAATTTATAGAATTATTTACCCTGAACATCAAAATGCAATTCAGTTAAGAGGAACAAAGACAGGTTTcattcttatttgttttgaaGCTTTGTGGCCATCCACCCTCTGCTATCTGCATTTGCACATGTACTCTTTACAGGGCAAACTGTACTTTCATTGCAACTGTATGCACAATGTTCTACCAAAACCACTTCATAGTATACAAATACTAATTTATGAAAAATAAATGCACTCCACCTTAAAAACAATCTTGTTTAATCCACAACCTGAGGCACAGTGttcattctttttttccctAAACAATTGAAATTATTATAAGCTCTAGTTTCTATTGACCTCCAATGACGAAGTCATTCATAGATAAACAGTACAGCTTCTGCACatatactgttattaataaatacttcagacttttattttaaatatgtaaattacattaaaaatgtaCTCTTTGCCCTGTAAAGAGCGAACTCTTATTCTCAGGGCAGAAAAAGAAAGTCTACATTTGCAATCAAAATGATTTACCCCCCATTGCAAATTAGTTTTATTAGAGCATGCTTTTGTTGTTATGACCTGCTGCTACAAACGTGATGCACAGTCAGACACCAGCTTCTGTCATTAAAAGTGGCATCTTGTGTTGAAATTTTAGAAACCACTTGTTATATTAGTAGTGTTAAGCAATTTAAATATCTATGTTTTATTGGTTTATTACAGCTGAAACAGCTAAAAGTTAAAACCTTATATgcagggtttaataattttttttgcaaCTGTATGCACAATGTTCTACCAAAACCACTTCatagtgtaaaaaaaaagccatgaaacatgattgttttttatctgcacaAACCCCTAACTCAGTGTAGAGGTATGACTAAACAAAAAGCTTGTTGAGTCTCTGCTTCTATAATCCAGCTGCTGCTGGTAGATCAGTGTACTGCACAGCAAACCAGGTCCTGCAGGTTGTATGGAATTGTGGTCAGTTTTGTGGTCAGTTTTGTGTCTGACCCCAGAGACTTAAAAGGCTGTAGACATCTACCACCACTTCTCAAAAAGTATTCGGTCCTCAGACAGGCCCAGATGCTGCAGGTCTATGCTCACACTCTCGATCATGGGTGGTGGGCCACACAGGTAACACAGTGTGCGCTTAGGGTTTACGTGACTCCTCAGCACCTCCTTTGAAATTCTTTCACCTGCAGGAATATCAAACCATATTCACAATGTGCAAATCAGTAATAAGCTACTTCCACTCTGAGTTTAGCCCCTCTGTTAATCCAATGGAGCTCTGAACCAGGCCTTACTAACAGTCCATGGCTTTTCTGGCACACTCAGCTTTTGCTTTGACCCTTTTGTGCAAACACTACATCCTAGCTTCATGATGCTTGGTTAGAGGCATTGCCTATTAATCTCAGCTCAGTGCTCCATTATGACTTTCActtgcaattatcttaataagcAGTAATGTCCACAGTCCAAGACCCAAGGTAGCTTAAGGGGACACACACATAAGTAAGCATGTCCCTTGGTGTCCAGACAAACAGTCTTTGCTTATCTTATTAATGCTGAGGTACTCTCCTGTGCTAGTGCTTTAATGCTGAAAACTATGCACAAAAAGGAGAGGCCTTCATCATCTTAGAACTAGGAAAACAATGAATCTGTACATGCAGTCAGAAGGTTAAATCCACATTTAAGtttaagtatacagtatagtgtgAAACTCACTGGTTGTATAGGGATGGAGTTTCTGCTCGATTTCAAAATCTTGCCGCGTCACATGGAAGTCGCAGGAGATTTTGTCTGGAAATTCCTGGCAAATTTTAACAATGCTGTTctggaaaataaaaatacacactaTAATCTGCTAAACAAGTTCGTAATGTCAGCTCCGAGGTGCTAGCGTGTtgtaccgctgtgccacctgaacgaCCCACTAGCTGGGTTTCAATTGCAAATGTTAGTTATTTGTTTTAAGTTCTCTCTATACAagtaattttaaacaaattaaacaccTATACCTATAAAATTTTGTACTTCCTTAATTTTATAAAGTGACTAGAATAGGTTatgaacatctttacatatttcCCCTCATAAAAAACATCATCTACAAATATTCATGAATGTATGCACAAGTGAATCACTTCCACAACAGGCCATTTCACTTCAGGTCATGTACAAATAACTAGTAATTTCTTCCAATTTtgtgtagccaattagtcttctgctgctggggaccccaatcacgtacgaggagggtatatttgcctaacACATGCTTTCTTGCAAGCGCAAGTGCAATACACTGACGCTGAGATTCCAACTTGGAGAGTTTAGAATGCCAGCGCTGGTacgctagcagaatatcccaatGTGCTACCAGGTGCCCAAACAAATAATTTAGGGTTTTTACTATTCTCTTTTCTATGTATTTTTGTCAGCTAAATGAATGtttgttgcattttacaaactgtcccaacttttttccaaAAATAAAGTTTGAATGTCTTGTACTACAGTACATCAACTGAATTTGCactatactggtgctggtcataaaattagaatatcatgaaaaagttgatttatttcagtaattccattcaaaaagtgaaacttgtatattatattcttttaatgttgatgattataactgtcaactaatgaaaaccccaaattcagtatctcagaaaattagaatattgtgacaaggtacaatattgaagacaccagGTGCCAcactaatcagctaattaactcaaaacacctgcaaaggtctttaaatggtctctcagtctagttctgtacgctacacaatcatggggaagactgctgacttgacagttgtcttaaagacgaccattgacaccttgcacaaggagggcaagacacaaaaggtcattgctaaagaggctggctgttcacagagctctgtgtccaagcacattaatagagaggcgaagggaaggaaaagatgtggtagaaaaaagtatacaagcaatagggacaaccgcaccctggagaggattgtgaaacaaaacccattcaaaaatgtgggggagattcacaaagagtggactgcagctggagtcagtgcttcaagaaccaccacgcacagacgtatgcaagacatgggtttcagctgtcgcattccttgtgtcaagccactcttggaCAAGAGACAgcatcagaagcgtctcgcctgggctaaagacaaaaaggactgctgagtggtccaaagttatgttctctgatgaaagtaaattttgcattacctttggaaatcaaggtcccagagtctggaggaagagaggagaggcacagaatccacgttgcttgaggtccagtgtaaagtttccacagtcagtgatggtttggagtgccatgtcatctgctggtgttggtccactgtgttttctgaggtccaaggtcaacgcagccgtctaccaggaagttttagagcacttcatgcttcctgctgctgaccaactttatggagatgcagatttcattttccaacaggacttggcacctgcacacagtgccaaagctaccagtacctggtttaaggaccatggtatccctgttcttaattggccagcaaactcgcctgaccttaaccccatagaaaatctatggggtattgtgaagaggaagatgcgatacaccagacccaacaattcagaagagctgaaggccactatcagagcaacctgggctctcataacacctaagcagtgccacagactgatcgactccatgccacgccgcattgctgcagtaatctaggcaaaaggagccccaactaagtattgagtgctgtacatgctcatacttttcagttggccaacatttctaaaaatcctttttttgtattggtcttaagtaatattcaaattttctgagatactgaatttggggttttcattagttgtcagttataatcatcaacattaaaagaaataaacatttgaaatatatcagtctgtgtgtaatgaatgaatataatatccaagtttcactttttgaatttaattactgaaataaatcaactttttcatgatattctaattttatgaccagcaccagtatgcctaaacgtatgtggacaccttgccTTGACCATGCTGTAACAGCTTTATTGCAAAGCTGGAGGTGTGTAATTTACCTTATATAGTTAACTTTACACCCAATTTGTTAGCATTGGGAGTGGTTAAAACATCTGCACTCAATCCTTGAATAAGGTGTCCCCATACTTTTTACCATTATAGTGTCTATATATGCACACTTACTCTGAACAGCAGCTCGTTTGTGTTCTTGGCACTGTAACAGAGGTGTATGTTTCCAGGAGCATATGAGTGCAGCAGTTGGAGCAGATCTGCAGAGTGCATTAGTATGGAGTAGAGTGGGTTAATGCCAACGCCACCGGCGACCAACAGTAGGTCCACTGCAGGGTCAGAAGGTGCAGGGTCAAAATAAAACTCTCCCCCAACTCTTACTTCAACCTCGGAGCCTACTGTACACtgggaaagagaaagagagtgagTTTACCTTTTTACTGAAGCTTAAAAGTAATGGATGGAAGTCTATTAAAGTAAACAAATAGATTAAGAACAGATTTATCTTGTGTTCGTATTTGGCAAGGCAATAAACATCTAGATTTCACTGTCTAGTGCTGCCTAAGCTTAACTGTTTTAGGGTTTTTTATGGCACTGTACAGcagtaaatatacattttaacaaACACACTCACCTTGGTATGGATCCAGTGTGCTGGCGGGTGTTGTGTGTATTTGACAGCAAGATCTATACATCGCTCTCTGTGCAGGAGGCCAGGACTGGAGCACACTGAAAAACCACCCACCTTCTCCATACCCGGGATGATAAAGTCCACCCTAAACACAATAAACAGTTCCTGCTACATGAATGTGCAAATGTTCACTGTAAATTGAATTTGCATGAATTGCAGCAACTACATCCAATTACTGAGGTATAGCCACCAAACATGTTTCATAACTCTGAATCTTTTGGGATTTGGGACTTtttgaaaaatgtattttatgttcAATTTACCAGGGTATTCCTATAAGACAACCTGTTAGTACTGAACTTGCGGATTGGTTCCAATAACATAAATTAAATCAATAATATTTATGCTAATTGATGAATTAGTACATAAGTAAAAATGCTGACTGCtgtctagatttaaaaaaagtaatgcTTTAATCTGGACTCTTACaataacatacatttaaaacagttctaCAGTGAGGTGGACAAAAGCCAAAATGCCACTTCatattttactgtgcaaaaaagaagccatatgttaaccatgtccagaagcagtctgggctctgaggcatcagGGATGGACAATcatacagtggaaacatgtattatggtcagacaaatcagtattccagatctttttttggAATCCATTTTCCTTAATCAGCAATGTTCAGTCCAATTTGTTGTGTGAGAGCttgtgaaaagagtttttaaaaataaaattggtGCATATTTAAGGATGCAATGCCAGATaatcgggtggtgcagcagtaataCACACTGGCCTACTACTGCTTTGATCCAGGTTTCGAGTTTAATAGTGTCATCAgctggctgggtgtctacacagacatgattgactatgatCTTAAGCCCAGAAATGGTGACTGCTTAGCAAAGTAGAGTCTTGAAATACATTTGCTttctgtttttgctttttcaaaATCTTAATGCTGAGGGACCCAACAGCAGTTACttggtggtggagcttgaaccaatGACTTTCTGAATACTAgtacagtatcttaaccactaagcctATTGTAAACCACTTATGGTAAAAGTAGATAGAGATGGAATTGGCTGGTAAATTACTCAATAAATATTGTTCTTAAACCAGTGGAATACTTGCTTGCTCAGTCTTTCATTAAGCAGTCCTTGCTAATAAACAACATAGGCCTCATAATTGATCCTATAATACCCTAACCCAACAGCATCTCACACATTCAATGCAGTAGAAAAAACAACCTGCCGCTCCCACTCTAAAGATACATTCAGTATGCCCTAAAACACATACTACTGTATTTAGTAGTGTTCAAATACTAACAATTACCTTACTAAGTACTAATCTGGCATACTATTTAGTAAAGTAGGACACTAACTGGGACACAAAGTTTGGGACACTAACTGCTAAGTGTGCCCTCATGTCTAGACTGTTTTGTTTTGAAATTAAATCCCCAGTAGCCAATAAAAGCATCAAGCCACCTTTGCACAAGTTCACCTAGGAATTGATGTAAACTTCATCCGAAATGGGTACAACATAAATCCCAGATCCACTGACAATGCAATTTACCAGCTCAAGATCtagtacaatttctgggtaatGTGCAAGTAAAGCTGGGAAACAAATGATCTAAAACATTAGCACAGTAAAGTGACAACAATAAGGGACTAAAGTCACCCAAGAAGTCAAAAGAGAAATGTCAGTGAAAAAGATGCTGATAACCATTTAAGCCATGGACAAAAGCAAATCACCGAGAAATCTTTTAAAGGAAGCAGTGTACGTTTTTTATAGCTCACACTGTGTGCAACATGGAAAAAGGTAAATGGGTGCAACCTGGTAGATCAATGCATGAACATTGCAAgtgtgaataataataacaataataaggataatctagggcagatgaaacgcctttatttgtcagtataattaaattctttttccacatatcccattTGAAAGGTCGGAGCACGGGGCAGCCattgtatgtagagaaaatggttaagagccttgctcaagggcccaacagtggctgcatggcagacccaggattcaaacccacagccTTCCAGTTAGTatcccacagctctacccactaggccatcACTGTCCCAGGAAAGGTAGTGACAGCTAGCTTTCCATTAGTAGCAGATGAGTGATTATCTGGGTTGTGCGTGTTTAGGATGTTACAAAGGGCAACAAAAACAACAGCCCTAAGGGCCAGAATGCAGTTTAGGGATTGCACTGATCTAAGACACATACAATCCTAGATAATTAACTGATGAGTCGagcatagaaaaaaaaatcaaccagCTGTGCTGGCTttcaatgaaatgaaatgagccCTACACATTATTAGAGACAGGTGTGATACAATTGTCCAACCAGTTATATAGAGGTTCAGCTAAACTTCAGTGATTTTTcagaaaatttattttattgaaccaTAATAGACACTAGTATACATaatctttttcttctttcaaAAAAGCACAGTGCATCGATGTTTAGAGCTGTATgcttctttttaaaatgttcttcTGCACAAAAACTTCAACAGATGAATCAAGATCTTTACCAGAATTAAATAAACTGGCTTTAACAATTCTCCTTTTTAACTAATTGCATGTAGGGTTTGGTAGTCTTGTGTTTATCAAATATAATTATTGAGTATGTAAATAATGAGCCAACATCTGCATTGCTGGTCTACCACATTGAATTAGCTTCAGATTATAAGTAGTTTACTGGAGAAAAGCCTTCCTGAGCTATGCATTTTTAATGTGGTATAAATATCATTCACCTCTATGTCCATtgttactattgttattgtttctgtcttttttatgTAGAAAACATATTACACATCATTTAAGGATGTGCTTTTTACTACAGTGCTTTAAAGTGCAAGAGATGAAAACTGGATCCTGTTATGTCAATAATTGCAAAATCAGTACTTACCACTGGCCAGCACGAAAGCTAAACTTAGGATGCAGAACCTCCAGCCGCAGTCTCTTTActaggtctgattcattggcaATGCTACACACTCTTGCTGGGTACAAGACCTGCACACAAAGCCATGCACATAGTCATTTTAACTGCTATTATGTATATCAAGCCCCAAACATCATGTGTTTATAGCAGAACATTAAAGCATCCAATTTATTTTATGCTTTCTATGCATATAACCACATTACCAAACTTTTCTAAATTGAACTGTAAACCTAAAGAAGTGTTGGGCACAGACAAaactaagataagataacactttattgatcccgaaggaaattgcagaaaCTACATTTATACAGTCATACTCAAACGTTTGGGCATGTCAGGTCAAATCGCCAAGTAGAATACAGAAAACCTGCTAAATGTTAcatattttgttaaaaaaaagataatgtTAAATGTGGCATGTTCAAAACAAATATGACAtgatatttcatttacatttttttcctcattacattttttaatttccTCAGAGAATGTAGTTTGTATGTGCATTAGCTTTGTGTTTTCCTTTTTCCAAAGTAATGTCACTCAAATTTACTGGAAACCTAGCTCTCATCCAAATACTAAACTGTAATTCTATTACAACATGATTCCTACAAGATCAGTTTCCTTTTTAATTAACTACAAAACCCCATTTCCCAAAAGGATTTTTGGgagacattttttaaaatgtaataaaaactaaaatctgtgatttgttgattctcttgaaccttAAATA contains:
- the oxnad1 gene encoding oxidoreductase NAD-binding domain-containing protein 1, whose protein sequence is MSMRWFSSFVRAAGSLRATSNLLCSFNATRTMSTWQVDHLERTANVYRQAVLYPARVCSIANESDLVKRLRLEVLHPKFSFRAGQWVDFIIPGMEKVGGFSVCSSPGLLHRERCIDLAVKYTQHPPAHWIHTKCTVGSEVEVRVGGEFYFDPAPSDPAVDLLLVAGGVGINPLYSILMHSADLLQLLHSYAPGNIHLCYSAKNTNELLFRNSIVKICQEFPDKISCDFHVTRQDFEIEQKLHPYTTSERISKEVLRSHVNPKRTLCYLCGPPPMIESVSIDLQHLGLSEDRILFEKWW